One Syngnathus acus chromosome 13, fSynAcu1.2, whole genome shotgun sequence genomic window carries:
- the slc1a5 gene encoding neutral amino acid transporter B(0) has translation MDDKLEAVKTHKGGEDPLPNGPSRGASEPLSQRVKRIVMANLLVILTVAGVIIGVFIGLGVRNAELSRTQIIYIGFPGELLIRLLKMIIIPLVVCSLVSGAASIDPKALGKLGGWAMLFFLVTTLIASAIGVVMAFIIQPGSVTLTKPKVAGMDDNLPEAKEVIDSFLDLIRNIFPSNLVSAAFQSYATSYKLVRANGTHNIMVEKVPFGTDQDGMNILGLVVFAIVFGVALRKLGEEGEILIKFFNSFNEATMVLVSWIMWYAPFGIMFLVAGKIVEMEDVGTLFASLGKYIACCVVGHAIHGLFVLPAIYFAITRKNPYTFLWGIFTALATAFGTASSSATLPLMMKCVEENNGISKQISRFILPIGATVNMDGAACFQCVAAVFIAQLNNYSLNFIQVITILVTATASSVGAAGIPAGGVLTLAIILEAVSLPTNDISLILAVDWLVDRTCTVLNVEGDAFGAGLLQFFVDRTAKREEEAQASEANPITPVPEHSPLIEMKGMEHRDNKNTHRDNDSVM, from the exons ATGGACGACAAGTTGGAAGCCGTCAAAACGCACAAGGGCGGCGAGGACCCGCTGCCCAACGGCCCGTCCCGCGGCGCCTCTGAGCCTCTCTCCCAGCGTGTGAAGCGGATAGTCATGGCCAACCTCCTGGTGATTCTGACCGTGGCGGGCGTAATCATCGGCGTCTTCATCGGGCTCGGCGTGCGTAACGCGGAGCTCTCCCGTACCCAAATCATCTACATCGGCTTCCCCGGCGAGCTGCTGATCCGGCTGCTCAAGATGATCATCATCCCTTTGGTAGTATGCAGTCTGGTTTCCGGGGCGGCCAGCATCGACCCCAAAGCACTGGGCAAGCTGGGCGGCTGGGCGATGCTCTTCTTCCTGGTAACCACGTTGATCGCGTCGGCCATCGGGGTGGTGATGGCCTTCATCATTCAGCCGGGCTCCGTGACTTTGACCAAACCTAAAGTGGCCGGCATGGATGACAACTTGCCCGAAGCCAAAGAAGTCATCGACTCTTTTTTAGATTTGATCAG GAACATCTTTCCCTCCAACTTGGTGTCTGCTGCCTTCCAGTCG TATGCGACAAGCTACAAGTTGGTTAGAGCAAATGGAACCCATAACATAATGGTGGAGAAG GTGCCCTTTGGAACTGACCAGGATGGGATGAATATTTTGGGTCTGGTGGTTTTTGCCATCGTGTTCGGTGTGGCTTTGAGGAAGTTGGGGGAGGAAGGCGAAATCTTGATTAAGTTCTTCAACTCCTTCAATGAAGCGACCATGGTGCTGGTCTCCTGGATCATGTG GTATGCACCTTTTGGTATCATGTTCCTTGTTGCTGGCAAGATTGTTGAGATGGAAGATGTCGGCACACTCTTTGCCAGCCTGGGAAAGTACATTGCGTGCTGCGTTGTTGGGCACGCTATACACGGCTTGTTCGTGCTGCCTGCCATCTACTTTGCCATCACAAGGAAGAACCCGTACACCTTCTTGTGGGGAATTTTTACAGCTCTGGCCACAGCCTTTGGAACAGCCTCCAG CTCTGCCACGCTCCCACTGATGATGAAATGCGTGGAAGAAAATAACGGCATTTCCAAACAAATCAGCCGCTTCATCCTCCCCATCGGCGCCACTGTCAACATGGACGGAGCCGCTTGCTTTCAGTGCGTGGCTGCTGTTTTCATTGCTCAGCTCAACAACTATTCCCTCAACTTCATCCAAGTCATTACCATCCT CGTGACCGCCACAGCGTCTAGTGTCGGTGCAGCAGGAATACCCGCTGGCGGGGTGTTGACTCTCGCTATCATCCTGGAGGCAGTCAGTTTGCCCACCAATGATATCTCCCTGATCCTGGCTGTTGATTGGCTCGT tgaccGCACATGCACAGTACTGAACGTGGAGGGCGATGCGTTTGGAGCAGGACTCCTGCAGTTTTTCGTAGACCGCACGGCCAAACGAGAGGAAGAAGCGCAGGCAAGCGAGGCCAACCCCATCACGCCTGTCCCTGAGCACTCGCCGCTCATTGAGATGAAAGGTATGGAACACAgggacaacaaaaatacacaccGGGATAATGACTCTGTCATGTAA
- the LOC119132338 gene encoding fukutin-related protein, whose protein sequence is MRITLCQGVLTGAIILNLLILYYVSRAQQQMMEKRKEHGRATRRAALPGSALEGGIGFIGPGGEPRMAGVSNNNHRSPRVTVLLREFENFENYVGDVANAFLRQRPELPFLVVADTPPYPPLDLPDGSRLLLLSPSPDQPPQAHRPEFHVQTEFALLVPDGVELEPSRAIDRLIKELEGEGGGPVRLVASPVLSRSAVQCLHLRVNLREWTATYSTAASGSSGSVCTALHGDAVVLIRTEDLFNLSVPLGRPLFSSLFIQTTLRGWKVKLLESPCFSANHRPLFSSAHNQWKADTRLKEATGKLMRSFGLKRLLLPEGKEQWHGCGKETARCFGTVQDDTPDYLYLDRWTPPCCLRALRETAKYVINILESSGVRYWLEGGSLLGAARHQDIIPWDYDVDLGIYLEDVPNCDHLKNLDSGSLVDANGYVWERAVEGDFYRVQYSEANHLHVDLWPFYPRNGVMTKDTWTEHKQDMEFPEHFLQPLVPMPFAGINAYGPNNHRAFLELKFGEGVVENPQYPNPARKRLDRAKL, encoded by the coding sequence ATGCGGATCACTTTATGCCAAGGCGTGTTAACCGGGGCCATCATCCTCAACCTCCTCATCCTTTACTACGTGTCTCGAGCTCAGCAGCAAATGAtggagaagaggaaggaaCACGGCAGGGCCACCAGGAGGGCTGCCTTACCTGGCTCTGCTCTGGAGGGAGGCATAGGATTCATTGGGCCTGGAGGTGAGCCCAGAATGGCAGGCGTGTCAAATAATAACCATCGGAGCCCACGCGTGACCGTGCTTCTCCGCGAGTTTGAAAACTTTGAGAATTACGTCGGGGATGTCGCCAATGCCTTCCTGAGACAAAGACCCGAGCTCCCCTTTCTGGTTGTGGCCGACACACCACCGTACCCGCCTCTGGATCTTCCGGATGGCTCTCGCCTCCTGCTGCTTTCACCGAGCCCGGACCAGCCACCGCAAGCGCACAGGCCCGAGTTTCACGTCCAGACGGAGTTTGCGCTTCTCGTACCGGACGGTGTGGAATTGGAGCCGTCTCGAGCTATTGATAGGCTGATTAAGGAGCTGGAAGGCGAGGGTGGCGGTCCGGTAAGGCTGGTGGCTTCACCCGTTTTGTCTCGATCCGCTGTACAGTGTCTCCATCTGAGGGTGAACCTCCGCGAGTGGACCGCTACTTACTCAACCGCTGCGTCCGGGAGTAGCGGCAGCGTATGCACGGCCTTGCACGGCGACGCCGTGGTGCTCATCCGCACGGAGGATCTATTTAATCTTTCGGTGCCGCTCGGCCGGCCCTTGTTCTCCTCGCTCTTCATCCAGACCACGCTGAGGGGCTGGAAGGTGAAGCTATTAGAGAGCCCTTGTTTCTCAGCCAACCACCGACCCCTCTTCAGCTCGGCTCACAACCAGTGGAAGGCGGACACTCGCTTGAAGGAGGCCACGGGGAAGCTGATGAGGAGCTTCGGTTTGAAGCGTCTCCTGCTGCCAGAGGGGAAGGAGCAGTGGCACGGCTGCGGCAAGGAGACGGCCCGCTGCTTCGGCACAGTGCAGGACGACACGCCGGACTACCTCTATCTGGATCGCTGGACGCCTCCGTGTTGTTTGCGTGCACTTCGAGAAACCGCCAAATACGTCATTAACATCCTGGAGAGCTCTGGGGTGCGCTACTGGCTCGAAGGCGGCTCTCTGTTAGGCGCCGCCCGTCACCAGGACATCATCCCGTGGGATTACGACGTGGATCTGGGAATCTACCTGGAGGACGTGCCCAACTGCGATCACTTGAAGAATCTGGACTCCGGCTCACTGGTGGACGCCAATGGCTACGTGTGGGAACGCGCGGTGGAGGGCGACTTCTACAGGGTGCAGTACAGCGAGGCCAACCACCTGCACGTGGACCTGTGGCCCTTCTACCCCCGCAACGGCGTCATGACCAAAGACACGTGGACGGAGCACAAGCAGGACATGGAGTTTCCGGAACATTTCCTGCAGCCGCTCGTGCCCATGCCCTTTGCTGGCATCAACGCCTACGGTCCGAATAACCATCGCGCCTTCTTGGAGCTCAAGTTCGGAGAGGGGGTTGTCGAGAACCCTCAGTACCCCAACCCTGCCAGGAAAAGATTAGACCGGGCCAAATTATGA